A genomic stretch from Methanobacterium sp. includes:
- a CDS encoding flavodoxin family protein — MIVGICGSPRKQATYYVLNEALNMLEEKGHETSFFSIRGKDIAGCMHCNYCLREKECIKKDDMYEVYSLLKDCKGLIMASPCYNGGISAQLKAVMDRTRAMGAVDIDFLRNKVGMAIAVGGDRSGGQELAIQQIITYYVLTGAIPVSGGAWGANLGATFWSKDTLDGVKDDEDGFKTLQKTVKKFAEHLDK, encoded by the coding sequence ATGATTGTAGGAATATGCGGAAGTCCAAGAAAACAAGCAACATATTATGTTTTAAATGAAGCTTTAAATATGCTGGAAGAAAAAGGCCATGAAACAAGCTTTTTTAGTATTAGAGGAAAAGATATCGCCGGGTGTATGCACTGCAACTACTGTTTAAGAGAAAAAGAGTGTATTAAAAAAGACGATATGTATGAAGTCTACAGCCTTCTTAAAGACTGTAAAGGACTAATAATGGCATCCCCCTGTTATAATGGAGGAATCAGCGCACAATTAAAGGCCGTTATGGATAGAACACGAGCAATGGGTGCTGTAGATATTGATTTTTTAAGAAATAAAGTTGGAATGGCCATTGCAGTAGGTGGAGATAGATCCGGAGGCCAAGAACTTGCAATACAACAAATAATCACATACTACGTGCTTACTGGAGCAATACCCGTAAGCGGCGGGGCATGGGGAGCAAATTTAGGAGCCACATTCTGGTCAAAGGACACACTTGATGGCGTAAAAGATGACGAAGATGGGTTTAAAACTCTCCAGAAAACAGTAAAAAAGTTTGCAGAGCATTTAGATAAATAA
- a CDS encoding bifunctional 5,6,7,8-tetrahydromethanopterin hydro-lyase/3-hexulose-6-phosphate synthase, producing the protein MYLIGEALIGNGNEIAHVDLVIGDKNGPAGTAFTNGLTQLSIGHTPLLSVIRPNLMTKPATLIIPKVTVGCLEDANKIFGPAQTAVGRAVADAVEEGLIPEDKVEDIVILASVFIHPEAEDYRKIYQYNYGATKLAIRRAMEDYPSAKKVLAEKDRGAHAIMGFKVVRLWKPPYLQVALDLDNFDEVERIVNSLPNRERILLEAGTPLVKKFGVGVISRIRELRQDAFIIADLKTLDVGRIEIKMAADETADAVAISGLGTIESIEKAVHEAMKQGIYSILDMMNVDNFVEKLQSLEYKPDIVLLHRNVDLETMATERGEEMAEVTEWGNINQIKELLNKNGLVAVAGGVTPDKVNKALTSGADIIVVGRYIIGSRDVRRSAEDFLEHMPQDPDTMRLAMDEDESI; encoded by the coding sequence ATGTATCTTATTGGCGAAGCCCTAATTGGAAATGGCAATGAAATAGCTCATGTTGATTTAGTAATTGGAGATAAAAATGGCCCTGCAGGGACCGCATTCACAAACGGCTTAACACAGCTTTCAATTGGTCACACACCACTTCTTTCAGTGATTAGACCAAATTTAATGACAAAACCAGCGACATTAATTATTCCTAAAGTCACAGTCGGCTGTTTAGAAGATGCAAACAAGATTTTCGGCCCAGCACAAACCGCAGTAGGTAGAGCTGTTGCAGATGCAGTAGAAGAAGGACTTATCCCCGAAGATAAAGTAGAAGACATAGTAATCCTTGCAAGCGTGTTCATACACCCTGAAGCTGAAGATTATCGAAAAATTTACCAGTACAACTATGGGGCAACAAAATTAGCAATTAGAAGAGCAATGGAAGACTACCCATCAGCTAAAAAGGTTTTAGCTGAAAAAGACCGTGGTGCACATGCCATAATGGGCTTTAAAGTAGTAAGACTATGGAAACCACCATACTTACAGGTTGCACTTGATTTAGATAACTTTGACGAAGTAGAAAGGATTGTAAACAGTCTTCCCAACCGTGAAAGAATATTACTTGAAGCTGGAACACCACTGGTTAAAAAATTCGGTGTTGGAGTTATAAGCAGGATCAGAGAACTTAGACAAGACGCATTCATTATTGCAGACCTTAAAACCCTTGATGTAGGAAGAATAGAGATAAAAATGGCTGCAGATGAAACAGCTGACGCTGTAGCAATCTCTGGACTGGGAACCATCGAATCCATAGAAAAAGCAGTTCATGAAGCAATGAAACAGGGAATATACTCCATCTTAGATATGATGAATGTTGACAACTTCGTTGAAAAACTTCAATCCCTAGAATACAAGCCAGATATTGTTTTGTTACACAGAAATGTTGATTTAGAAACAATGGCAACAGAAAGAGGCGAAGAAATGGCTGAAGTTACCGAATGGGGTAATATAAACCAGATCAAAGAACTCCTGAATAAAAACGGACTTGTTGCTGTTGCAGGCGGAGTAACCCCAGATAAGGTGAATAAAGCACTTACAAGCGGTGCCGACATCATTGTTGTTGGAAGGTACATCATAGGCTCAAGAGATGTAAGACGTTCAGCTGAAGACTTCTTAGAACACATGCCTCAAGACCCAGACACAATGAGACTTGCAATGGATGAAGACGAGTCAATCTAA
- a CDS encoding right-handed parallel beta-helix repeat-containing protein, translated as MENYKGGEKIKKQAIIILITLSFALMFAGAVSAEDSSSTTILDDQNSNSYPADTTSTENTAQSTALPDPRVVRGGTVVYTSTTIQDAVNHAIDGDTIEVDPGTYNENILVNKRLTIFPTGAGTATVTSFMITTPGSDSIIQGFTINNPTGIGVDINSADNCQILRNTISGSLIAVQISGNNNYIHDNTLNGVTDPSGNSETVILGNAADNVISKNIITAAGSSDAYGIWLNTAADHNTVAENTITVIGTPTSGAYGILIGDSHNLIVGNILSVISTSTAAYGMYIDTVNGNYISENSITARTGIYSLSPDNRINFNRIISTNEAISLLSSGTLDAQYNWYGSNADPSSKIFNGRGHTVNYSPWLIMTVTASPTTIHTGGTSTITADFTHDSAGGVHPATEHFPDKIPVTFTTNLGTINNPGETLNGKATATLTAGSTPGVATASAALDSQAPIPTSVNIANQVNAGTYTYTVKVRYKKGWYKSWRKKWFKSHGKWKYKWRYKWKYGWLYHTVTRTSTR; from the coding sequence ATGGAAAATTATAAAGGAGGTGAAAAAATCAAAAAACAAGCAATAATAATCTTAATCACTTTATCATTTGCTTTGATGTTTGCAGGCGCCGTTTCAGCTGAAGATTCATCCAGTACAACGATTTTAGATGATCAAAATTCAAATTCATACCCTGCAGACACTACAAGTACAGAGAATACAGCACAATCAACAGCATTACCTGACCCAAGAGTAGTTAGAGGTGGAACAGTTGTATACACATCCACAACTATCCAAGATGCTGTAAATCATGCTATTGATGGCGATACAATCGAAGTTGATCCTGGAACCTACAATGAAAACATTTTGGTTAACAAAAGGTTAACTATATTCCCCACAGGGGCAGGAACAGCAACAGTCACAAGCTTCATGATTACTACACCTGGAAGTGATTCAATTATCCAAGGATTCACCATAAACAATCCTACAGGTATCGGAGTAGACATTAATAGTGCAGATAACTGTCAGATTCTTAGAAATACCATAAGTGGTAGTTTAATAGCAGTTCAAATAAGTGGAAACAACAATTATATACATGATAACACGCTAAATGGAGTTACAGATCCTTCAGGAAATAGTGAAACAGTCATTTTGGGAAATGCAGCAGATAACGTCATATCTAAAAACATAATAACAGCCGCCGGAAGCAGCGATGCATATGGAATTTGGCTTAATACTGCTGCAGATCACAACACCGTTGCTGAAAACACAATAACCGTTATAGGCACGCCAACAAGTGGTGCCTATGGAATTTTAATAGGTGATTCACATAACCTTATTGTAGGGAACATACTATCAGTTATAAGTACATCCACAGCAGCATATGGAATGTATATAGATACTGTAAACGGTAATTACATAAGTGAAAACAGCATAACCGCCAGAACAGGGATTTATTCATTATCTCCTGATAATCGTATCAACTTCAACAGGATCATATCTACTAATGAAGCAATTTCACTTTTAAGTTCAGGTACATTAGACGCACAGTACAACTGGTATGGTTCAAATGCCGATCCAAGCAGTAAAATCTTTAATGGACGAGGACATACTGTAAATTACAGTCCATGGTTAATAATGACTGTAACAGCTTCTCCAACAACCATCCATACTGGTGGCACTTCGACAATTACAGCAGACTTTACCCACGACTCAGCAGGAGGTGTTCACCCTGCTACTGAACATTTCCCAGATAAAATACCAGTTACATTCACCACAAACCTTGGAACTATAAACAACCCCGGAGAAACCCTAAACGGTAAAGCAACAGCTACATTAACAGCAGGTTCAACTCCAGGAGTTGCAACAGCTTCAGCAGCTTTAGACAGCCAAGCACCAATTCCAACAAGTGTAAACATCGCGAATCAAGTAAATGCAGGTACATACACCTACACAGTTAAAGTTCGTTACAAGAAAGGATGGTACAAGTCCTGGCGTAAAAAATGGTTTAAATCCCACGGAAAATGGAAGTACAAGTGGAGATATAAATGGAAATACGGATGGCTATACCACACAGTAACAAGAACAAGTACAAGATAA